In Blautia wexlerae DSM 19850, a single window of DNA contains:
- a CDS encoding pyruvate formate lyase family protein, which translates to MSLKTKIKNDMWQVNYVVPFVKKHQFDEKGKVDMLRHVAKAYSKIKAVKSSEKRTVGYDTKKLLETVEISLDSKSRFVYFLDEGKTIAAPGNILSNFTLDYDKVIHGSFEELAKKAAGSDNYGTEAKAVANGIETLRVRILEAVKASSNSYKNNQIKYFENMLTRPARHFDEALQRLLFFNQIMWQTRHRLNGLGRLDLIFGDLYDADVKSGEISYDSASALVADFLSSLSKYPEYKSDALEGDIGQIAILGGNNPDGSYFCNDLTEIFLKEQAKLGKPDPKTFIRVGKGMPDKLLKTAVSCLTAKTGSPLFSNDEAVVPALLSFGMPEEDAYSYCVSACWEPYIVGKSLDQNNVMVFDYFKALDRVLNNGQEYASFEALLEAYIKENEKCFAEFLEGVNALKWAKDPLVSMFMDGCSEKRKDVSEGAVKYNNYGVTTVAISNVVDSLCNINSLVFVEKKHTLAEMNKARMNDFAVSNEAKDADQIYTEITSLRKSYGHDDPETEELVNKITASVATKAEQYKNTLGGTVKFGLSSPGYNILSKKMPADFSGRKSGKPYNTHISCTDAGYTEIVGFAGKLEYDKQRFNGNVIDFFMTESLLDTNLDKFVLFMKGAIALGFFQMQMNLIDSKTLIDAKAHPEKYKGLIVRVWGFSAYFNELPESYKDLLIERALAAEKVM; encoded by the coding sequence ATGAGTTTAAAAACAAAAATTAAAAATGATATGTGGCAAGTAAATTATGTTGTTCCTTTCGTAAAGAAGCATCAATTTGATGAAAAAGGAAAAGTTGATATGTTGCGGCATGTTGCTAAAGCCTATTCAAAGATCAAAGCCGTAAAGTCGAGTGAAAAGAGAACAGTTGGCTATGACACAAAGAAGCTCCTTGAGACAGTGGAGATTTCATTGGATAGCAAGAGCCGTTTTGTGTATTTCCTTGATGAAGGGAAAACAATTGCCGCCCCAGGGAATATACTGAGCAACTTTACGCTGGACTATGACAAGGTTATTCACGGCTCGTTTGAGGAATTGGCTAAGAAGGCTGCTGGTTCTGATAATTACGGTACAGAAGCCAAGGCGGTAGCAAATGGGATTGAAACTCTCCGTGTGCGCATACTTGAGGCGGTCAAAGCGTCCAGCAACTCCTATAAGAATAATCAGATAAAGTACTTTGAAAATATGCTGACAAGACCTGCGCGGCATTTCGATGAGGCTTTGCAGCGCCTGCTTTTCTTCAACCAGATTATGTGGCAGACAAGGCACCGTTTGAATGGCCTTGGACGCTTGGATTTAATCTTTGGAGACCTGTATGATGCCGATGTTAAGTCAGGGGAAATCAGCTATGATTCTGCTTCAGCTCTTGTAGCTGACTTCCTTAGCTCTTTAAGCAAATATCCGGAGTACAAGAGTGATGCTCTTGAGGGCGATATTGGGCAGATTGCTATCCTTGGTGGCAACAATCCTGATGGTTCATATTTCTGCAATGACTTGACGGAGATTTTCCTGAAAGAGCAGGCTAAGCTTGGCAAGCCAGATCCGAAGACTTTCATCCGTGTGGGGAAAGGCATGCCCGACAAGCTTTTGAAGACTGCTGTGTCCTGCCTTACTGCAAAAACAGGAAGCCCTCTTTTCTCAAATGACGAAGCTGTTGTACCTGCATTGCTCAGTTTTGGAATGCCGGAAGAGGATGCTTATTCCTATTGTGTTTCCGCCTGTTGGGAGCCGTATATCGTAGGGAAGTCGCTGGATCAAAACAACGTGATGGTCTTCGATTACTTTAAGGCTCTGGATAGAGTACTTAACAACGGGCAGGAGTATGCTTCCTTTGAAGCTTTGCTTGAGGCTTACATAAAAGAAAATGAAAAGTGCTTTGCTGAATTTTTGGAGGGTGTCAATGCTCTGAAATGGGCAAAGGATCCTCTGGTTTCCATGTTTATGGACGGCTGCTCTGAGAAACGTAAAGATGTCTCAGAAGGAGCGGTTAAATATAACAACTACGGCGTGACCACGGTTGCAATATCAAATGTCGTGGATAGTCTTTGTAATATCAACAGTCTTGTGTTTGTGGAAAAGAAGCACACATTGGCGGAGATGAACAAGGCAAGGATGAACGATTTCGCTGTTTCGAATGAGGCGAAGGATGCTGATCAGATTTACACGGAGATTACGAGTCTGAGAAAGTCTTACGGTCATGATGACCCTGAGACGGAGGAGCTTGTTAACAAGATTACAGCGTCCGTTGCCACAAAAGCGGAGCAGTATAAGAATACTCTTGGGGGAACTGTGAAGTTTGGTTTGAGTTCTCCTGGTTACAACATCTTGAGCAAGAAGATGCCGGCTGATTTCTCCGGAAGAAAAAGTGGAAAGCCGTATAACACACACATCTCTTGCACCGATGCTGGCTATACGGAAATCGTGGGATTTGCCGGGAAGCTTGAATATGACAAACAGCGGTTCAACGGAAACGTTATTGACTTCTTCATGACAGAGTCGCTGCTTGATACAAATCTGGACAAGTTTGTCCTTTTCATGAAAGGCGCAATAGCATTGGGCTTTTTCCAGATGCAGATGAATCTGATTGACAGCAAGACGTTGATAGATGCGAAGGCGCACCCAGAGAAGTATAAGGGACTCATTGTTCGTGTCTGGGGATTTAGCGCGTATTTTAACGAGCTTCCGGAAAGCTATAAAGACTTGTTAATTGAAAGGGCATTAGCTGCGGAGAAAGTGATGTAA
- a CDS encoding DUF4422 domain-containing protein has product MSQNKSNESYKQNKALDIKIIIAAHKKYRMPQDDIYIPLHVGAEGKESIGYQGDNTGENISKLNPYFCELTGMYWMWKNLKADYLGLAHYRRHFCLRKKKAENGEESKWKSVLNSKEAQILCKQYDVIVPEKRHYVIETLESHYAHTHYIEHLEKTREIISERYPQYLDSYDKILKKKSGYMFNMFVMRADFVDEYCSFLFDVLHELDKRVDTSNYSAFQARYPGRVGEILLNVWLDKEVEAQGLKVKEIQHIHMEPINWWNKGTAFLKAKFLGRRYEHGF; this is encoded by the coding sequence ATGAGCCAAAATAAATCAAACGAATCATATAAACAAAACAAAGCATTAGACATAAAAATCATTATAGCGGCGCACAAGAAATATCGTATGCCGCAGGATGATATATACATACCACTACATGTCGGAGCTGAGGGTAAGGAGTCAATTGGCTATCAGGGCGATAATACCGGAGAAAACATATCAAAACTTAATCCTTACTTCTGTGAACTTACCGGAATGTACTGGATGTGGAAGAATCTGAAAGCTGATTATTTGGGATTAGCACATTACAGACGACATTTCTGCTTACGGAAGAAGAAAGCCGAGAACGGTGAAGAAAGTAAGTGGAAATCGGTATTAAACAGCAAAGAAGCGCAGATTCTGTGTAAACAATACGACGTTATCGTTCCTGAAAAACGCCACTATGTGATTGAAACCTTAGAGTCGCATTACGCACACACTCACTACATAGAACATTTGGAGAAGACAAGGGAAATCATCAGCGAACGATATCCGCAGTATCTTGATAGTTATGACAAGATTCTTAAAAAGAAAAGCGGATATATGTTCAATATGTTCGTGATGAGAGCGGATTTTGTTGACGAGTACTGCTCGTTCCTTTTCGATGTGTTGCATGAACTGGATAAAAGAGTGGATACGAGCAACTACTCCGCATTCCAAGCTCGGTATCCGGGTAGAGTTGGAGAAATCCTACTGAATGTCTGGCTAGATAAAGAAGTAGAAGCGCAAGGATTAAAGGTAAAGGAAATCCAGCATATACACATGGAACCGATTAACTGGTGGAACAAGGGAACAGCATTTTTGAAGGCTAAGTTCTTAGGTAGAAGATATGAGCACGGCTTCTAA
- a CDS encoding acyltransferase, whose amino-acid sequence MEETTHNRLASKQASKQASKQASKQASKQASKQASKQASKLTDISLLRIVATIAVVFLHTNSTLTDNKELFQLTDNQYLFFLCAYRMLYWAVPVFLMITGALLLRKDKAITWDVCIRKYCKRILLALFIFGVPFSVMMISMETKQVSPLMILQAVMNVIEGKSFGHLWYLYVLIGVYLVLPFLKNATDNMNEKTMRTFLLILFLFNFCIPLIESVARIEISFMVPFTTFSVFYVVCGHFLEEYIEVGRKIATAGFVSMLIFAVMVALLSGSGDYLGYDSPIIGLTGIFAFLLFKGMDIDDVHRGGVWNVDRLCFGVYLIHPVFIHFTYKLLKVSPVSFNLYWLVMPVFGVIFVIIAFFGSWIMSKIKPLREYVL is encoded by the coding sequence ATGGAAGAGACGACACATAATCGCTTAGCAAGCAAGCAAGCAAGCAAGCAAGCAAGCAAGCAAGCAAGCAAGCAAGCAAGCAAGCAAGCAAGCAAGCAAGCAAGCAAGCAAGCAAGCAAGCTTACGGACATTTCGCTTCTCAGGATAGTCGCGACAATAGCAGTTGTATTTCTACATACAAACTCTACACTTACGGACAATAAAGAACTGTTTCAACTAACAGATAATCAGTATCTTTTCTTTTTGTGTGCTTATCGGATGCTTTACTGGGCTGTTCCAGTATTTTTAATGATAACGGGAGCATTGCTTCTAAGGAAAGACAAAGCCATCACATGGGATGTCTGTATAAGGAAATACTGCAAGAGAATATTATTGGCACTGTTTATATTTGGTGTGCCGTTTTCCGTGATGATGATTTCCATGGAGACTAAACAGGTAAGTCCATTAATGATTCTGCAGGCCGTAATGAATGTGATTGAAGGCAAGAGCTTCGGGCACTTATGGTATCTGTATGTGTTGATTGGGGTGTATCTGGTTTTACCATTCCTTAAAAATGCTACAGACAACATGAATGAAAAGACGATGCGAACATTCCTGCTCATACTATTCCTGTTTAACTTTTGTATTCCTCTAATAGAGAGTGTGGCTCGCATTGAGATTTCGTTTATGGTTCCCTTTACTACATTTTCCGTTTTCTATGTGGTGTGCGGTCACTTTCTGGAAGAATATATTGAGGTCGGTAGAAAAATAGCAACAGCTGGATTTGTGAGCATGTTGATTTTTGCTGTAATGGTAGCTTTGTTATCAGGAAGCGGAGATTATCTTGGATATGATAGTCCAATTATTGGATTAACCGGTATATTTGCATTTTTGCTGTTCAAAGGCATGGACATAGATGATGTACACAGGGGGGGTGTGTGGAATGTTGATAGGCTCTGCTTTGGGGTATATCTGATACATCCCGTGTTTATTCATTTTACATACAAGCTTTTGAAAGTATCTCCGGTGTCATTCAATCTGTATTGGCTTGTAATGCCGGTATTTGGGGTGATATTTGTGATTATAGCATTCTTCGGATCGTGGATTATGTCGAAGATAAAACCTTTGAGAGAATATGTGTTGTAA
- a CDS encoding AAA family ATPase: MKNLNIPVGISDFEKIRREGFYYIDKTGLVKELLNPKPAEVTLITRPRRFGKTLAMSMLENFFDIKKNSRDLFAGLEISASEELCSRWMNQCPTVSLSFRQVDGLDFSSAYDMLTMVISNLFNRHRYLLESQEISEFQKTAFVQIASQKATAGEIKNSLILLTDMMQTYYGKKVLLLVDEYDVPVAKANNNGYYEEMLDVMKGLMQALKDNRALGFAVVTGCMKIAKESIFTGTNNFVSDTIADSRLNEYFGFVQREVDQILADGEITDKRELIKQWYDGYHFGDWDVYCPWDVMNYVLELQHNPQAKPAGYWKNTSDNAIIRSFIDYAGGSITRKLEILMEGGYIIQQIDKNLTYDYLHSSEDNLWSVLYLTGYLTQVRSETLNRELPAGSAALQIPNAEIREIFETTVIRWFDDSAKTWNRNHLFAAVWKGDSEAVTKEMTALLRRTISYHDYREDFYHAFLAGIFTGAGYMVDSNKEHGEGRSDIVVYDPVNSRVAVFEAKYAKTMEKMEAECERALNQINDRMYTKEYEEDYDHILCYGISFFRKRCMVKKK, from the coding sequence ATGAAGAACCTGAACATCCCTGTGGGAATTTCCGATTTTGAGAAAATCCGCAGAGAAGGATTCTACTATATAGATAAAACCGGTCTGGTAAAAGAACTGCTGAATCCCAAACCAGCAGAGGTAACACTGATCACCCGCCCCCGACGTTTCGGCAAAACACTGGCAATGAGCATGCTGGAAAACTTTTTCGATATCAAAAAGAACAGCCGGGATCTGTTTGCAGGACTGGAAATTTCAGCCAGTGAGGAATTGTGCAGCCGGTGGATGAATCAGTGCCCTACAGTATCTCTGTCCTTTCGGCAGGTAGACGGGCTGGATTTTTCCAGTGCTTACGACATGCTGACCATGGTGATTTCCAATCTGTTTAACAGGCACCGTTACCTGCTGGAAAGCCAGGAAATTTCAGAATTTCAGAAAACGGCTTTTGTGCAGATCGCCAGCCAGAAAGCCACAGCAGGAGAGATCAAGAACAGCCTGATATTGCTTACAGACATGATGCAGACCTATTATGGAAAAAAGGTGCTCCTGCTGGTAGATGAGTATGATGTGCCTGTGGCAAAAGCAAATAACAATGGTTACTACGAAGAAATGTTGGACGTGATGAAGGGTCTGATGCAGGCTCTTAAGGACAACCGGGCACTTGGTTTTGCAGTGGTGACCGGGTGTATGAAAATTGCAAAGGAGAGCATTTTTACAGGCACAAATAACTTTGTTTCAGATACTATAGCAGATTCCAGGCTTAATGAATATTTCGGATTTGTGCAGAGGGAAGTAGATCAGATCCTGGCAGACGGAGAGATCACAGATAAGAGAGAACTTATAAAACAGTGGTACGATGGGTATCATTTTGGAGACTGGGATGTATATTGTCCCTGGGATGTGATGAATTATGTGCTGGAACTACAGCATAATCCTCAGGCAAAACCTGCAGGATACTGGAAAAACACCAGTGACAATGCCATTATCCGATCCTTTATTGACTATGCCGGAGGCAGTATTACCAGAAAACTGGAAATTCTCATGGAAGGAGGATACATCATCCAGCAGATTGATAAGAACCTGACCTATGACTACCTCCATTCTTCAGAGGATAATCTATGGAGTGTTCTGTATCTGACAGGGTACCTGACACAGGTACGGTCGGAAACTCTGAACCGGGAATTGCCGGCAGGATCTGCAGCATTGCAAATCCCCAATGCAGAGATACGGGAAATATTTGAGACAACAGTGATCCGGTGGTTTGATGACAGTGCAAAAACCTGGAACAGAAACCATTTATTTGCTGCAGTTTGGAAGGGAGACAGTGAAGCTGTCACAAAGGAAATGACAGCCCTCCTTCGCAGAACCATCAGCTACCATGATTACAGAGAGGACTTTTATCATGCATTCCTGGCAGGAATCTTCACAGGAGCCGGATATATGGTAGACTCCAACAAAGAGCATGGAGAGGGCAGAAGTGATATTGTAGTATACGATCCGGTTAACAGCCGGGTGGCGGTCTTTGAAGCAAAATATGCAAAGACAATGGAAAAAATGGAAGCAGAATGTGAACGTGCCCTGAACCAGATCAATGACCGGATGTATACAAAAGAATATGAGGAAGACTATGACCACATCCTCTGCTATGGAATCTCATTTTTCAGAAAACGGTGTATGGTAAAGAAAAAATAG
- a CDS encoding sugar transferase: MYRKDSDGWLKHADFMLLDMICLQLSFILAYALRGMEMDLYSDVLYRNMAVFLCLADLVVIFTAGTMKSVLKRGHYKEFVATLKQSVIVGVLAIIYLFVIQEGQSFSRLILFTTVIIYLFFSYMVREIWKNSLHRKMKNGGDKKLLIVTSKAEAEKVVSNMQENNYARYSFAGVAVIDEDCTGQEICGVPVVATKSSTSMYVCQEWIDEVLMVIPEHLPYPEDLIEQLTETGVTVHLNLSKITNKTGKRQFVEKVGNYTVLTTSLNYASFGQLFLKRLMDIFGGLVGCIFTGIITLFVGPAIYLASPGPIFFSQERVGKNGKKFKMYKFRSMYMDAEERKAELMKENKLGDGKMFKMDFDPRVIGNKVLPDGTHKTGVGDFIRRTSLDEFPQFFNVLKGDMSIVGTRPPLISETNLYEPRHKARLAIKPGITGMWQVSGRSDITDFEEVVRLDKEYIENWDIGLDIKILLKTVMVVAKKDGSM; encoded by the coding sequence ATGTATAGGAAAGATTCAGATGGCTGGCTGAAGCATGCTGATTTTATGCTGTTGGACATGATCTGCCTGCAACTGTCATTTATTTTGGCGTATGCCCTTCGCGGGATGGAAATGGATTTATACAGCGATGTTTTGTATCGTAATATGGCTGTTTTTCTTTGCCTGGCAGACCTGGTAGTGATCTTTACAGCAGGCACCATGAAAAGTGTATTGAAAAGAGGACACTACAAAGAATTCGTAGCAACTTTGAAACAGTCTGTCATAGTAGGCGTGCTGGCAATCATTTATCTGTTTGTGATTCAGGAAGGACAGAGCTTTTCCAGGCTGATTCTTTTTACCACTGTGATCATTTATCTGTTTTTTTCTTATATGGTAAGGGAAATCTGGAAGAATTCCTTACATAGAAAAATGAAAAATGGTGGCGACAAGAAGCTTCTGATCGTCACATCCAAAGCTGAGGCAGAGAAGGTGGTAAGCAACATGCAGGAAAACAACTATGCCAGATATTCTTTTGCAGGTGTAGCTGTGATCGATGAGGACTGCACCGGTCAGGAAATCTGCGGTGTTCCTGTGGTAGCCACAAAAAGCAGCACATCCATGTATGTGTGCCAGGAATGGATTGACGAAGTACTTATGGTAATACCCGAGCACCTTCCCTATCCGGAAGATCTGATAGAACAGCTTACGGAAACAGGTGTAACCGTTCACCTGAATCTTTCCAAGATCACCAATAAAACAGGAAAAAGACAATTTGTGGAAAAGGTGGGAAACTACACGGTTCTCACCACAAGCCTTAACTACGCATCCTTCGGTCAGCTTTTCCTGAAGCGCCTTATGGACATTTTCGGCGGTCTGGTGGGCTGTATTTTTACTGGAATTATCACACTTTTCGTAGGTCCTGCAATTTATCTTGCATCACCGGGCCCGATTTTCTTCTCTCAGGAACGTGTGGGAAAGAACGGAAAGAAATTCAAAATGTACAAGTTCCGCAGCATGTATATGGATGCAGAAGAACGTAAAGCAGAGCTCATGAAAGAGAACAAACTGGGCGATGGGAAAATGTTCAAGATGGACTTTGACCCCAGAGTAATCGGGAATAAAGTACTTCCGGACGGAACGCATAAGACAGGAGTGGGCGATTTCATCAGAAGGACAAGCCTGGATGAATTCCCACAGTTCTTTAATGTACTGAAAGGAGATATGTCCATTGTGGGAACAAGACCGCCGTTGATTTCGGAGACCAACCTGTATGAACCGCGACATAAAGCGAGACTTGCAATCAAGCCGGGAATCACCGGTATGTGGCAGGTCAGCGGACGAAGCGATATCACGGACTTCGAAGAGGTTGTGAGACTGGATAAAGAATATATTGAAAACTGGGATATTGGGTTGGATATTAAGATTCTTTTGAAGACGGTGATGGTGGTTGCGAAGAAAGACGGGTCGATGTGA
- the glf gene encoding UDP-galactopyranose mutase, with protein sequence MYDYLVVGSGLYGATFAHEAHQHGKSVLVIDKRPNIAGNIYTEKVEGINFHKYGAHIFHTNNKTVWDYLQNFTVFNRFTNSPVANYKGELYSMPFNMYTFNKMWGVVTPEEAQAKIDEQRKEISGEPKNLEEQAISLVGRDIYEKLVKGYTEKQWGRDCKDLPAFIIKRLPVRLTFDNNYFNALYQGIPIGGYTQMVEHMLDGIEVRLGVDYLEHKAELDALAEKVVYTGPIDAYFNYSLGYLEYRSVRFENEILDKPNFQGNAAVNYTDRETPWTRIIEHKWFEFGKDENGNDLPKTIISREYSSEWKPGDEPYYPVNDAKNGTLYADYKKLVEGEKNIIFGGRLGEYKYYDMDAVVASALEMSEKELA encoded by the coding sequence ATGTACGATTATCTGGTGGTTGGCTCTGGCCTATACGGAGCTACGTTCGCGCATGAAGCGCATCAACATGGGAAATCTGTTCTGGTCATCGATAAGAGGCCAAACATTGCCGGTAATATCTATACTGAAAAAGTAGAAGGTATCAATTTCCACAAGTATGGTGCGCACATCTTTCACACGAATAATAAGACTGTGTGGGATTACCTCCAAAACTTTACGGTATTCAACCGTTTCACAAACTCTCCGGTGGCTAACTACAAAGGTGAGTTATACTCCATGCCTTTTAATATGTACACATTCAACAAGATGTGGGGCGTGGTGACACCGGAAGAAGCGCAAGCCAAGATTGATGAGCAGCGGAAAGAAATCTCCGGTGAACCGAAGAATCTGGAAGAGCAAGCCATCAGTCTGGTCGGTAGAGATATCTACGAAAAGCTGGTTAAAGGTTATACGGAGAAACAGTGGGGACGTGACTGCAAAGACCTGCCGGCGTTTATTATTAAGCGCCTGCCTGTACGCCTGACTTTTGACAACAACTATTTCAATGCTCTATATCAAGGCATCCCAATCGGCGGTTATACGCAGATGGTCGAGCATATGCTTGATGGTATAGAGGTAAGGCTCGGCGTGGATTATCTGGAGCATAAAGCGGAACTGGATGCGCTGGCAGAGAAGGTTGTTTATACCGGACCGATTGATGCTTATTTCAATTATTCCCTCGGTTATCTGGAGTACCGTTCCGTTCGCTTTGAAAACGAAATCCTCGACAAGCCGAACTTCCAGGGCAATGCCGCTGTGAACTACACAGATCGAGAAACGCCGTGGACACGCATTATCGAGCATAAGTGGTTCGAGTTCGGTAAGGATGAAAACGGGAATGATTTGCCGAAGACCATAATATCCCGTGAGTACAGCTCTGAGTGGAAACCCGGAGATGAACCGTATTATCCGGTCAATGATGCGAAGAATGGGACGCTCTATGCCGACTACAAGAAGCTGGTCGAGGGTGAGAAGAATATTATCTTTGGCGGGCGACTGGGCGAGTACAAGTACTATGACATGGATGCTGTGGTGGCATCGGCGTTGGAGATGAGCGAGAAGGAATTGGCTTAA
- a CDS encoding LicD family protein — MNKKIDSHAQFKMKFRKLDNMHTLTDCELKRLQNVELGMFRDFLAVAEKYDIAYSMSGGTALGTVRHKGFIPWDDDIDINLTRKSYKRFKAIFDEELGGKYELWAPELGRNHGLAHVQIKKKGTVYKSFNELSKSDNGIYIDIFIQENVPNNVILRKLHGFLCLAFGYLLTCRKTYNDMPYLKPYIEGNAELERAFSKKEIIGRLFSWLTLDTISKLTIKVYSMCKNNGSKFTSIPTGRKHYFGELLLRSDSCETIEMEFEGIKVRMPKGYDNYLSRLYGKNYMEIPPIEKREQHPLMELDFGEE; from the coding sequence ATGAATAAAAAAATTGATTCACATGCACAATTTAAAATGAAATTTAGAAAGCTTGATAATATGCATACCCTGACAGATTGTGAATTAAAGAGGCTTCAGAATGTAGAATTGGGTATGTTCAGAGATTTCTTGGCTGTTGCTGAAAAATACGATATAGCCTACTCCATGAGTGGCGGAACAGCACTGGGAACTGTCAGACATAAAGGATTTATTCCTTGGGATGATGATATAGATATTAATTTGACAAGGAAGAGTTATAAACGCTTTAAAGCAATTTTTGATGAAGAATTGGGAGGAAAATATGAGCTGTGGGCTCCTGAACTGGGAAGAAATCACGGATTAGCACATGTTCAGATAAAAAAGAAGGGAACGGTTTATAAATCTTTTAATGAGTTGTCAAAATCAGATAATGGAATTTATATTGATATATTTATCCAGGAAAATGTTCCAAACAACGTGATTTTGAGGAAACTGCACGGATTTCTCTGCTTGGCATTTGGCTATTTGCTTACTTGCAGGAAAACATATAATGATATGCCATATTTGAAGCCTTATATTGAGGGAAACGCCGAATTAGAGAGAGCGTTTTCTAAGAAAGAAATTATAGGAAGATTGTTTTCATGGCTTACCTTGGATACCATCAGCAAGTTAACAATAAAAGTATATTCTATGTGCAAAAATAACGGCTCGAAGTTCACATCGATACCAACTGGCAGAAAGCACTATTTTGGTGAGCTACTTTTAAGAAGTGATAGCTGCGAAACGATCGAGATGGAATTTGAAGGAATTAAAGTAAGAATGCCGAAGGGATACGACAATTATCTTTCGAGGTTATATGGTAAGAACTATATGGAAATTCCGCCGATTGAAAAGCGTGAACAGCATCCGCTGATGGAGCTGGATTTTGGCGAGGAATAA
- a CDS encoding LCP family protein produces the protein MKKTAKEAARQRKIYMILIIILIIVLTVLGGGYYFMMQTKASSRNTGAQNSNGQNQTSQTSGSDTVEYQGATYKYNDHLSNYLFLGIDTRESVDTYQTQEDAGQADAIFVVSMDRATEKIKVLFVPRDSMTEIEVFNPSGKSLGMTTDHINIQYAFGDGRQKSCELMKTAVSNLLDGLPIQGYCSMNMDGIPVITDFVGGVQITVPDNSLEDVDPEFKEGAVVNITGENAEKFVRYRDTDRTQSALVRQERQKTYLQALIQKAQEKAGEDAGFVTDLYDSIKSYTVTSMGNDIFAKLLAASGNGITDTETVPGEGTQGKNFDEYHVDKDALSDLIISMFYEKIQ, from the coding sequence ATGAAAAAAACAGCAAAAGAAGCTGCGAGACAACGAAAGATTTATATGATTCTGATAATTATCCTGATCATAGTTCTTACAGTTTTGGGCGGCGGGTATTATTTTATGATGCAGACAAAAGCATCATCCAGAAATACAGGTGCTCAGAACAGTAACGGTCAGAATCAGACGAGCCAGACATCAGGTAGTGACACTGTGGAATATCAGGGTGCGACATATAAATATAACGATCATCTCAGCAACTACTTATTTCTAGGAATTGATACAAGAGAATCGGTAGATACTTATCAAACACAGGAAGATGCCGGACAGGCAGATGCGATTTTTGTGGTTTCTATGGACAGAGCGACGGAGAAGATTAAAGTGCTCTTCGTCCCGCGAGATTCTATGACAGAGATTGAGGTTTTCAATCCATCCGGTAAGAGTCTTGGAATGACAACAGACCACATAAATATTCAATACGCATTTGGTGATGGTCGACAGAAGAGTTGTGAACTGATGAAGACAGCAGTATCCAATCTGCTGGACGGACTTCCGATTCAGGGATACTGTTCCATGAACATGGATGGTATTCCGGTGATTACGGACTTCGTAGGAGGAGTTCAGATCACAGTGCCTGACAACAGCCTTGAGGATGTAGATCCGGAATTTAAAGAAGGCGCTGTTGTTAACATTACAGGTGAAAACGCAGAAAAGTTTGTACGATATCGAGATACTGACAGGACCCAGAGTGCTCTGGTCCGTCAGGAGAGACAGAAAACCTATCTCCAGGCATTAATTCAGAAAGCCCAGGAGAAGGCAGGAGAGGATGCCGGATTTGTGACAGACCTCTACGACAGTATTAAGAGCTATACAGTTACAAGCATGGGAAATGACATATTTGCGAAACTCCTTGCAGCATCAGGAAACGGTATCACTGATACAGAGACGGTACCGGGTGAGGGAACGCAAGGTAAGAACTTTGATGAGTATCATGTAGATAAAGATGCTCTGTCAGACTTGATTATTTCCATGTTTTATGAGAAAATTCAATAA